A window of the Lactuca sativa cultivar Salinas chromosome 7, Lsat_Salinas_v11, whole genome shotgun sequence genome harbors these coding sequences:
- the LOC111913968 gene encoding uncharacterized protein LOC111913968, whose amino-acid sequence MEDHSFFNNMMLNLRSTCKYYTGYPKDLGPSRVLHFTSEREFVHLLHQGHRVVVAFTIKSNYTKHLDKVLEEAAAEFYPEIKFMRVECPKYIGFCMTRQKKDYPFIEMFHSPEQANQTRGVDPNVTKYSVKVLPYNYDVSAYGFREFFKRHNIQSSSHK is encoded by the exons ATGGAGGATCACTCGTTTTTTAACAACATGATGCTAAATCTTCGTTCCACCTGCAA GTATTATACTGGATACCCAAAGGATCTTGGGCCATCAAGGGTTCTTCATTTTACTTCAGAGCGTGAATTTGTTCATCTTCTACATCAAGGTCACCGTGTGGTTGTTGCATTCACCATCAA gaGTAATTATACAAAACATCTTGACAAGGTATTGGAGGAAGCTGCTGCTGAGTTTTATCCAGAAATTAAATTTATGCGA gtTGAATGTCCAAAATATATTGGATTTTGTATGACACGACAAAAGAAGGATTATCCATTTATAGAAATGTTTCATAGCCCAGAACAA GCAAATCAAACAAGGGGTGTTGATCCAAATGTTACAAAGTACTCCGTTAAAGTTTTACCT taCAACTATGATGTGAGCGCATATGGATTTAGAGAGTTTTTTAAACGACACAACATACAGTCGTCTAGTCACAAGTGA